The Vicia villosa cultivar HV-30 ecotype Madison, WI linkage group LG1, Vvil1.0, whole genome shotgun sequence genome includes a region encoding these proteins:
- the LOC131644577 gene encoding E3 ubiquitin-protein ligase UPL4 produces the protein MGSRGQKRPEMVDELPADKRACSSFDFRPSSSTASVQTDINSTHSEVEPHDNDMDTSSSASASSRSEGEPEKDSAYGSCDSDDMEHYHSSLHEYHRRRLSSDHGKFKNIISSLSGQTEPSGQLAVLTELCEVLSFCTEGSLSSMTSDLLSPLLVKLAKHESNPDIMLFSIRAITYICDLYPRSAGFLVRHDAVSALCQRLLTIEYQDVAEQCLQALEKISREQPLACLQAGAIMAVLNYIDFFSTSIQRVALSTVVNICKKLPSESPTPFMEAVPILCNLLLYEDRQLVENVATCLIKIVDRVSHSPELLDELCKHGLIQQVTHLLSINGRATLSQLIYNGLIGLLVRISSGSVVAFRTLYELNISSILREILSAFDLSHGVSTSQLVGGHCNRVYEVLKLLNELLPGLDKDQSNQLAMDKESFLANHPDLLQKLGMDVFPMLIQVFNSGASLYVCHGCLFIMYKFVCLTKSDMLVELLRNASISSFLAGVFTRKDHHMLLLALQIAEIILQNFSDIFLKLFIKEGVFFAIEALLKPERSSQLVYPVFSGIQMSLDSGQRSASREVLKCLCYTFSSAQSPTSSEARKCKLDKDSVHNLAEHIKAKYLAPELYDSEKGLTDILKNLRALSNDLLSMSTDEGALAVHEEKINKVLDQIMDKLIGKEEVSTFEFIESGVAKALVNYLSLGHYMGENKRVHGVCGHNAVIEKRFEALASVCLRTFQPLSGHTPLSVLIRNLLCALTSLEAFPIVLSNVQKMRNSFATVPNGCCIPYPCLKVRFVKGEKETYLSDCSEDFFTVDPFSSLHSIERYLWPKVCKKNEEDASLPSSQVVSQPESPPLQLPSNTSSCVDEIQAVNLNAGESSSSGIQVAEEEMHCVAETDSKLEKEHLSSCSNKAARKLIFYLEGQPLDHKLTLYQAILRQIIKQNDSGIGGKLWSHVHTLTYKTDLKPEDIMPSDCHSSSQDFSHDKVLAFYQHKPFLSGMFNCELVSDLEKSSPTYDILFLLKSLEGMNRFIFHLMSRERICAFAEGKVDNLDSLKITVPTVQLNEFVSSKLTEKLEQQMRDSLAVCTGSMPLWCNQLMASCPFLFSFEARCKYFKLVAFGQPRLSPHISYHNSETVSDRRLGHGVSPRKKFLVYRDRILESATQMMKLHASHKVVLEVEYDEEVGTGLGPTLEFYTLVCQELQKSGSGMWREDASSHTLKTSLQAEETGIYSLYGLFPRPWLSNQDASGGIQFSEVTKKFVLLGQVVAKALQDGRVLDLHFSKAFYKLILGKELYVYDIQSLDPELGRVLHEFQALVNKKKNLESVYDGNSELEQGLSFRDSRIEDLCLDFTLPGYPDIVLASGSDHTMVNMRNLEDYVSLIVDATVKSGISRQVEAFKSGFNQVFPIEHLQIFYEEELDRILCGEDDSWAINELSDHIKFDHGYTASSPPIVNLLEIIREFDHGQRRAFLQFVTGTPRLPPGGLASLNPKLTIVRKHCSNLADTDLPSVMTCANYFKLPPYSSKEKMKEKLLYAITEGQGSFHLS, from the exons ATGGGAAGTAGAGGTCAAAAGCGTCCAGAAATGGTAGATGAACTGCCTGCTGATAAGAGGGCGTGCAGTTCGTTCGATTTTAGACCTAGTTCTTCAACCGCCTCGGTTCAAACTGATATAAATTCAACACACTCGGAGGTGGAGCCTCATGATAATGACATGGATACTTCCTCATCTGCTTCGGCTTCAAGCCGATCAGAAGGTGAGCCAGAGAAGGATTCAGCTTATGGATCGTGTGATTCAGATGACATGGAGCACTATCATAGCAGTCTCCACGAATATCATAGACGGAGACTATCTAGTGATCATGGAAAATTTAAGAACATTATATCAAGCTTGAGTGGACAAACTGAACCTTCTGGTCAGTTGGCGGTACTTACTGAGCTCTGTGAAGTTTTGTCGTTTTGTACAGAGGGTTCACTCTCCAGCATGACTTCAGACTTGTTATCACCGCTACTTGTAAAGCTGGCAAAGCATGAGAGTAACCCGGATATAATGTTGTTTTCTATAAGGGCTATCACTTATATATGTGATCTGTATCCTCGATCAGCTGGTTTTCTTGTTCGACATGATGCTGTTTCTGCTTTATGTCAAAGATTACTGACGATCGAGTATCAAGACGTAGCTGAACAG TGTCTTCAAGCATTGGAGAAAATATCGCGAGAACAACCACTTGCTTGCTTACAGGCCGGAGCAATTATGGCTGTTTTAAACTATATTGATTTCTTCTCAACAAGCATACAG AGAGTTGCTCTTTCTACTGTGGTGAACATATGCAAGAAGCTTCCTTCAGAAAGCCCCACACCTTTCATGGAGGCTGTGCCAATATTATGCAATCTTCTTCTATACGAGGATCGACAG CTTGTTGAAAACGTTGCTACCTGCTTAATCAAAATTGTTGATCGAGTTTCTCATTCCCCAGAATTGTTGGATGAGCTTTGTAAGCATGGACTGATTCAACAGGTCACACATCTTTTAAGTATAAATGGCCGAGCAACTCTATCCCAATTAATTTATAAT GGATTGATAGGATTACTTGTCAGAATTTCTTCGGGATCAGTCGTAGCCTTCAGGACTTTATATGAGCTAAATATAAGCAGCATATTAAGAGAGATATTATCTGCATTTGACCTTTCACACGGTGTATCAACGTCACAACTTGTTGGTGGACACTGTAATCGG GTATATGAAGTACTCAAATTGCTGAATGAACTTCTTCCTGGTCTGGATAAAGATCAGAGCAATCAACTAGCGATGGACAAAGAATCCTTCCTAGCTAATCATCCAGATCTCCTGCAGAAGCTTGGGATGGATGTGTTTCCCATGTTAATCCAG gtGTTTAATTCTGGTGCAAGTTTATATGTTTGTCATGGATGTCTATTCATCATGTACAAGTTTGTTTGTTTGACCAAATCGGACATGCTTGTGGAGCTGCTTAGGAATGCCAGTATTTCAAG TTTTTTGGCCGGAGTATTCACTCGGAAGGATCATCATATGCTATTGTTAGCCTTACAGATTGCTGAGATAATCCTTCAGAATTTTTCTGATATTTTCTTAAAGTTATTTATAAAGGAGGGTGTCTTTTTTGCCATTGAGGCACTCTTAAAACCAGAAAGATCATCACAATTGGTGTACCCAGTATTTAGCGGCATTCAGATGTCGTTAGACTCTGGTCAGAGGTCTGCTTCTAGAGAGGTTCTCAAGTGCCTATGTTACACATTTTCATCAGCTCAATCTCCTACATCATCAGAAGCCAGAAAATGCAAACTCGACAAAGATTCTGTTCATAATCTGGCAGAGCATATTAAAGCAAAATACCTAGCACCAGAATTATATGATTCTGAGAAAGGATTGACTGATATTTTGAAGAATCTCAGAGCACTGTCTAATGATTTGTTGAGCATGTCTACTGATGAAGGTGCTCTTGCTGTGCATGAAGAGAAAATCAATAAGGTACTAGATCAAATTATGGACAAGCTTATTGGCAAGGAAGAAGTTTCTACTTTTGAATTTATTGAGAGTGGAGTTGCAAAAGCACTTGTTAATTATTTATCTCTTGGTCATTATATGGGGGAAAACAAGAGGGTGCATGGTGTTTGTGGTCATAATGCTGTTATAGAAAAACGATTTGAGGCTTTAGCCAGTGTATGCTTACGTACTTTTCAGCCTCTCTCCGGCCACACACCCCTCTCTGTATTAATCAGGAATCTGCTGTGTGCGCTGACTTCTTTGGAAGCTTTCCCTATTGTTCTGAGCAATGTACAAAAAATGAGAAATTCATTTGCTACTGTTCCTAATGGATGCTGCATTCCTTATCCTTGTCTGAAAGTCCGATTTGTCAAGGGGGAGAAAGAAACTTACTTGAGTGACTGTTCTGAGGATTTTTTTACTGTTGACCCTTTTTCATCTTTGCACTCCATTGAAAGATATCTGTGGCCAAAGGTCTGCAAGAAAAATGAAGAGGATGCTAGCTTACCGTCCAGTCAAGTTGTGTCGCAACCAGAAAGTCCACCGCTTCAACTTCCATCAAATACAAGCTCCTGCGTTGATGAAATTCAAGCAGTCAATTTGAATGCTGGGGAATCATCTTCTTCTGGAATTCAG GTGGCAGAAGAAGAAATGCATTGTGTTGCAGAAACTGACTCAAAATTAGAAAAAGAGCATCTTTCATCTTGTAGCAACAAAGCTGCTCGTAAACTTATTTTTTACCTCGAAGGACAACCTCTAGATCATAAATTGACTCTATATCAGGCCATTCTTCgccaaataataaaacaaaatgatTCTGGAATTGGTGGGAAACTGTGGAGTCATGTGCATACCTTAACATATAAAACAGATTTGAAACCTGAGGATATAATGCCTTCGGATTGTCATTCTTCATCTCAAGATTTCTCTCATGATAAAGTTTTAGCATTTTATCAGCATAAACCTTTTTTATCAGGCATGTTCAATTGTGAGCTTGTTTCTGATTTGGAGAAGTCAAGTCCAACTTATGATATTCTGTTTCTTCTTAAAAGCTTGGAAGGCATGAACAGATTTATATTTCATCTTATGTCACGCGAAAGAATTTGTGCTTTTGCCGAAGGTAAAGTTGATAATCTGGATAGCCTAAAAATAACAGTTCCTACTGTCCAACTAAATGAGTTTGTGAGCAGTAAGTTGACAGAGAAGCTGGAACAACAAATGAGGGACTCTTTGGCTGTCTGCACCGGCAGTATGCCTTTATGGTGTAATCAGCTAATGGCTTCTTGTCCTTTCCTATTTAGTTTTGAAGCAAGATGCAAATACTTCAAACTGGTAGCATTTGGTCAGCCACGACTATCACCTCACATTTCTTACCATAACTCTGAAACTGTAAGTGATAGGCGACTGGGCCATGGTGTGTCGCCTCGAAAGAAGTTCTTAGTTTACCGCGACCGGATCTTGGAGTCTGCTACACAAATGATGAAACTACATGCCAGTCATAAAGTGGTTCTTGAAGTGGAATATGATGAAGAAGTGGGAACTGGTCTTGGACCAACTTTGGAATTTTATACCTTGGTGTGTCAGGAGTTGCAAAAGTCTGGTTCGGGCATGTGGAGAGAGGATGCTTCTTCACATACCCTCAAGACAAGCTTGCAGGCTGAAGAAACAGGAATTTATTCTTTGTATGGACTATTTCCCCGCCCATGGTTGTCAAACCAAGATGCGTCTGGTGGCATACAGTTCTCTGAAGTAACAAAGAAATTTGTCCTTTTAGGTCAAGTTGTTGCTAAAGCACTTCAAGATGGAAGGGTCTTAGATCTCCACTTTTCTAAAGCCTTCTATAAACTTATTCTtggaaag GAACTTTATGTCTACGACATACAATCACTTGATCCTGAGCTTGGTAGGGTGCTGCATGAGTTTCAAGCTCTAGTtaacaagaaaaaaaatttgGAATCGGTCTATGATGGGAATTCTGAGTTGGAACAAGGACTAAGCTTCCGAGATTCCAGAATTGAGGATCTTTGTCTTGATTTTACTCTTCCCGGGTATCCTGATATTGTTCTTGCTTCAGGGTCCGATCACACCATG GTAAATATGAGAAACCTGGAGGATTATGTTTCACTTATTGTCGATGCAACTGTGAAGTCTGGAATTTCAAGACAAGTGGAAGCTTTTAAATCTGGCTTTAACCAG GTTTTTCCCATTGAGCATCTTCAGATTTTCTATGAAGAAGAGCTTGACCGTATACTCTGTGGAGAGGATGATTCCTGGGCT ATCAATGAGCTGTCAGATCACATTAAGTTCGATCATGGTTACACTGCTAGCAGTCCTCCCATTGTTAAT TTGTTGGAAATTATCCGAGAGTTTGACCATGGCCAGCGACGAGCATTTCTCCAGTTTGTGACCGGCACACCCCGGCTTCCTCCAGGAGGATTGGCATCTCTCAATCCAAAGTTGACTATTGTCCGAAAG CATTGTAGCAACCTAGCAGACACAGACCTCCCTAGTGTGATGACTTGTGCAAATTACTTTAAGCTACCTCCTTATTCGTCAAAA GAAAAGATGAAAGAGAAGCTCTTGTATGCCATTACAGAGGGTCAAGGATCTTTCCACCTTTCATGA